A region from the Metarhizium brunneum chromosome 7, complete sequence genome encodes:
- the ZFP92 gene encoding Zinc finger protein 92: MASNVASLATEGPPPGHQNSVSATTAPSDDIVRLTKRQRESESVSPRSRAAQLSKPPGSPSKVARLSLATTIRPAEPLTGAAALEDERRRRVEEQAHSSSISPDPARSVLESLMSGVAQAMSRPSDTIQLAPTANMEPATKATTELSMATGNAARMDDHDRDEGSPPANANANSNNVPSAPVAESPAPMDLDSKKNDQVQGHQLMSPDERPQSGSMSYPGPLQTAANLSEPLNRGMSFPMPSQIQSSPTSSGGKKHKCPYCSTEFTRHHNLKSHLLTHSQEKPYLCTECQMRFRRLHDLKRHGKLHTGEKPHICPKCDRKFARGDALARHSKGAGGCAGRRASMGSFADGDELDGTIGEGDDSTMSGVAYDSVEDEELRRQSLPSMGVQHSSGDNYGAHSRTYPPAGPRPSASGLYPPNVNLSQAGTISSTSVPDSMASSHTANTSVSSIPGGPGGSGMYSQAGMTESPKPLSPGLPSHDSANLARQRSPTMTQQYQQQQVGRPPSDLQSPHSSGQARPKLPGLSHPGFVAPNSGTYSHGRTPSGAQPSGDSGNMFAQSDPSVWEYIRLLEDKIKSLSDKVVSLDQEVASLRKQLDTREGASTT, translated from the coding sequence ATGGCATCAAACGTCGCCAGTCTTGCAACAGAAGGCCCGCCACCCGGCCATCAGAATTCCGTCTCTGCTACTACAGCCCCATCCGACGACATCGTGAGACTAACTAAACGACAACGCGAATCCGAGTCCGTGTCACCGCGATCTCGTGCCGCGCAGCTTTCCAAACCACCTGGCTCGCCCTCCAAGGTCGCCCGACTATCTCTTGCGACGACCATTCGACCTGCCGAGCCTCTCACAGGCGCTGCGGCTCTCGAAGACGAGCGTCGACGAAGGGTCGAGGAGCAGGCTCACAGTTCTTCCATTAGCCCTGACCCGGCTCGTTCAGTACTTGAGTCCCTAATGTCTGGTGTCGCTCAAGCGATGAGCCGTCCTTCTGACACCATTCAGCTTGCTCCGACCGCAAACATGGAGCCTGCAACAAAAGCAACGACCGAGCTCTCCATGGCTACCGGGAATGCTGCTCGTATGGATGACCATGATCGTGACGAAGGTAGTCCTCCTGCAAATGCGAACGCGAATTCAAACAATGTACCGTCCGCCCCTGTTGCTGAGAGCCCCGCCCCGATGGACTTGGATTCCAAGAAAAATGATCAAGTCCAAGGTCACCAACTTATGTCACCAGACGAGAGACCAcagtctggttcaatgtcGTATCCTGGGCCTTTACAAACTGCCGCAAACCTCTCTGAACCACTCAATCGAGGCATGAGCTTCCCAATGCCGAGCCAGATTCAGAGCTCACCCACATCATCTGGTGGCAAAAAACACAAGTGTCCGTATTGCAGTACTGAGTTTACACGCCATCATAATCTCAAGAGCCATCTCTTGACTCATAGCCAAGAAAAGCCATATCTCTGTACGGAGTGTCAAATGCGATTTCGCCGGCTTCATGATTTGAAACGACATGGAAAACTCCATACAGGAGAGAAACCACATATTTGTCCAAAGTGTGACCGGAAATTTGCGCGTGGAGATGCTCTGGCACGACATAGCAAAGGAGCAGGAGGTTGTGCGGGTCGACGAGCTAGCATGGGCAGCTTTGCTGACGGTGATGAATTGGACGGGACCATAGGCGAAGGAGATGACTCAACTATGTCAGGAGTGGCCTATGATAGTgtggaagacgaagagctCAGACGACAAAGTCTTCCGAGCATGGGTGTACAACACTCGTCTGGTGACAACTATGGCGCACACTCTCGTACATATCCTCCAGCAGGTCCTCGACCGTCAGCGAGCGGCCTCTATCCACCGAATGTGAATCTAAGTCAGGCTGGCACGATTAGCTCCACCAGTGTTCCCGACAGCATGGCGAGCAGCCATACGGCAAACACTAGCGTTTCCTCTATTCCcggcggccctggaggcTCGGGAATGTACTCACAGGCGGGTATGACGGAGAGCCCGAAGCCTCTTAGCCCCGGGCTTCCAAGTCACGACTCTGCGAACTTGGCGAGACAACGGTCCCCTACTATGACCCAACAatatcaacagcagcaagttGGCAGGCCGCCATCGGACCTGCAGTCACCACACAGCAGCGGTCAGGCAAGGCCCAAACTACCAGGATTGTCACATCCAGGTTTTGTGGCACCAAATTCAGGCACATATTCTCACGGTCGGACGCCGAGCGGTGCTCAACCTTCCGGCGATAGTGGCAATATGTTTGCGCAAAGCGACCCTAGCGTTTGGGAATATATCCGTCTGCTAGaggacaagatcaagtcTCTTTCAGACAAGGTTGTTTCACTTGACCAGGAGGTGGCTAGCCTGAGGAAACAACTTGACACTCGTGAAGGTGCTTCGACTACGTGA
- the APN1 gene encoding Apurinic-apyrimidinic endonuclease 1, translating to MPRASPRKRQVVSYNEDSDGAAPKTIKKSKSAVTKVATKITGKRKLDSVTEREGSTQSKKQQKRPKTNAKAEESAMKLADRTTMSSLTKAMYIGAHVSAAGGVQNAVSNAVQIGANSFALFLKSQRKWDNPPIPTEARDLFTSNCKEHNYSTAEHALPHGSYLVNLAQADESKAAQAYKSFVDDLERCEQLGIKLYNFHPGSTGGEARPAAIGRIAAQLNRSHKATQSVITVLENMAGAGNVIGSTWEDLRDIIALVDQKDRVGVCIDTCHAFAAGYDLRTPDAFKKTMEAFDKTVGYRYLKAFHLNDSKAPLNSNRDLHANIGTGFLGLRAFHGVMNCDNFCNMPMILETPIDKKGPDGKTVEDKQVWADEIKLLESLIGMDPESDEFKEKEKELQVKGAAERNRIQDQVDKRSVKNAKKGSRTKRIV from the exons ATGCCTCGAGCATCCCCTAGGAAGCGGCAGGTGGTAAGCTACAACGAGGACTCTGACGGGGCGGCTCCCAAAACCATCAAGAAGTCGAAAAGCGCCGTCACGAAAGTGGCAACGAAAATCACCGGCAAGCGAAAGTTAGACTCCGTAACCGAAAGAGAAGGTAGCACACAGAGTAAAAAGCAACAAAAAAGGCCCAAGACAAACGCAAAGGCGGAAGAAAGCGCAATGAAGTTGGCAGACAGGACAACCATGTCCTCACTGACCAAGGCCATGTACATAGGCGCTCATGTTAGTGCCGCTGGAG GGGTCCAAAATGCTGTTTCCAACGCCGTCCAGATTGGAGCCAACTCATTCGCTCTCTTTCTCAAGTCTCAACGCAAATGGGACAATCCTCCAATTCCTACAGAGGCCCGTGATCTCTTCACTAGCAACTGCAAAGAGCACAATTACAGCACCGCAGAGCATGCCCTACCCCATGGGTCGTATCTCGTCAATCTGGCGCAAGCGGACGAGTCCAAGGCCGCACAAGCCTACAAAAGCTTCGTTGACGATCTCGAGAGATGTGAACAACTCGGGATCAAATTGTACAATTTCCATCCAGGCTCAACTGGAGGAGAGGCCCGACCAGCGGCAATTGGCCGGATTGCTGCACAATTGAACCGTTCACACAAGGCGACTCAATCAGTGATTACAGTCCTAGAGAATATGGCCGGTGCGGGCAATGTGATTGGCTCAACCTGGGAAGACTTGAGGGACATTATTGCGTTGGTAGACCAGAAGGATCGAGTAGGCGTCTGCATAGATACCTGCCATGCATTCGCAGCTGGGTACGACCTGCGGACCCCAGATGCATTTAAAAAGACCATGGAGGCATTCGACAAGACTGTTGGATATAGATACCTCAAGGCGTTCCACT TGAATGATAGCAAAGCCCCCCTTAATTCCAATCGAGACCTGCATGCGAATATCGGAACTGGCTTTCTAGGCCTCCGCGCGTTCCACGGCGTCATGAATTGCGATAACTTTTGCAATATGCCCATGATCCTGGAGACACCCATCGATAAGAAGGGCCCAGACGGAAAGACAGTTGAAGACAAGCAAGTCTGGGCAGATGAAATCAAGCTACTAGAGAGCCTCATAGGAATGGACCCAGAGAGCGACGAGTTCaaggagaaagaaaaggaactTCAGGTTAAAGGTGCAGCAGAGCGCAACAGAATCCAAGACCAGGTTGACAAAAGATCGGTCAAGAATGCTAAGAAAGGTTCAAGGACGAAAAGAATTGTGTAA
- the DGAT2A gene encoding Diacylglycerol O-acyltransferase 2A, which produces MSSVDNLQATLSSGMGSQTNEKVVVESNPHDKQDFPPLELEDSDTTVQTAGQDLAHDGKLIDQSESSNPSVVAEENGKSYSAALQTDKLGEDKKITNGDYLPYPTLFSGMHRDAHEREAWRAGGIRFAPLRVPFKRRMQTAAVLFHSMSIVVLVSCFWFSCANPLTWPILVPYLVHLSFSNAAMDGKLSYRSEWLRSLPLWKLFAGYFPAALHKTFDLPPNRKYIFGYHPHGIISHGAWCAFATNALGFSEKFPGITNSLLTLDSNFRLPFYRDWILAMGIRSVSKESIRNTLSKGGASNDGQGRAVTIVIGGARESLQAEPGTLRLILKGRKGFVKMALRSGADLVPVIGFGENDLYDQLSPKTHPMVHKIQMILLKVFKFTIPALHGRGLLNYDVGLMPYRRAVNIVVGRPIEINEPTEEHPSQEVIDKYHELYVEEVERLYDAYKDKFSNLNTVPELRILS; this is translated from the exons ATGTCTTCCGTTGATAACCTGCAGGCTACCCTTTCATCAGGGA TGGGCAGTCAAACGAACGAAAAAGTTGTCGTGGAGTCAAATCCGCATGATAAGCAGGACTTTCCACCACTTGAACTTGAAGATTCAGACACGACAGTCCAGACC GCTGGACAGGACCTGGCACATGATGGCAAACTGATTGACCAATCTGAATCATCGAATCCCAGTGTTGTGGCGGAGGAAAACGGCAAGTCATACTCTGCAGCTCTTCAAACCGACAAGCTCGGGGAGGATAAAAAGATTACCAACGGGGATTACTTGCCTTATCCTACCCTCTTTAGTGGGATGCACCGAGACGCTCACGAGAGGGAGGCTTGGAGAGCTGGAGGCATTCGCTTCGCCCCCCTTCGTGTGCCCTTTAAACGTCGTATGCAGACAGCAGCAGTCCTTTTCCACTCTATGTCTATTGTCGTGCTGGTGTCCTGTTTCTGGTTCAGCTGCGCGAACCCTCTGACCTGGCCCATCCTCGTCCCTTACCTTGTTCACCTGTCGTTTTCTAACGCAGCGATGGACGGCAAACTTTCTTACAGATCCGAATGGCTTCGATCGTTGCCGCTTTGGAAGCTATTTGCGGGATACTTTCCAGCCGCTCTTCATAAGACATTTGACTTGCCTCCCAACAGGAAGTACATTTTTGGATATCATCCACATGGGATCATTTCCCATGGCGCCTGGTGTGCCTTTGCTACCAACGCATTGGGATTCTCAGAGAAGTTCCCTGGTATTACCAACAGTTTGCTAACACTTGATTCTAATTTTCGCCTTCCATTCTACCGCGACTGGATCTTGGCTATGGGAATTCGATCTGTTTCGAAAGAATCTATTCGAAATACCCTGTCTAAAGGGGGAGCTAGCAACGATGGGCAGGGGCGGGCGGTCACAATTGTTATTGGAGGCGCTCGTGAATCTCTACAAGCCGAACCCGGAACGCTTCGCCTGATTCTCAAAGGGCGCAAAGGCTTTGTCAAGATGGCCCTGAGATCGGGAGCAGACCTTGTGCCGGTGATTGGTTTCGGTGAGAATGACTTATATGATCAACTGAGTCCGAAAACGCATCCCATGGTCCACAAGATCCAAATGATCCTTTTGAAAGTATTCAAATTTACGATCCCGGCTCTTCATGGCCGTGGACTTCTCAATTATGATGTCGGTTTGATGCCTTACCGACGGGCCGTCAACATTGTGGTCGGGCGGCCCATTGAGATCAACGAGCCAACCGAAGAGCACCCCTCTCAAGAAGTTATTGACAAATACCATGAATTGTATGTGGAAGAAGTTGAACGGCTCTATGACGCTTACAAGGACAAATTCTCAAATTTGAATACGGTTCCTGAATTGCGCATTCTGTCGTAA
- the emp-7 gene encoding Enolase, which produces MAITKVHARSVYDSRGNPTVEVDVVTETGLHRAIVPSGASTGSSRYSSIPILVQCITENTGQHEACELRDNDKSKWGGKGVSKAVENVNAIIGPALIKEGIDVKDQSKVDSFLNDLDGTDNKTKLGANAILGVSLAIAKAGAAEKGVPLYAHISDLAGTKKPYVLPVPFMNVLNGGSHAGGRLAFQEFMIVPSDAPTFSEAMRQGAEVYQKLKSLAKKKYGQSAGNVGDEGGVAPDIQTADEALELITDAIEQAGYTGKMNIAMDVASSEFYKTDAKKYDLDFKNPDSDPKKWITYEELAAMYSDLCKKYPIVSIEDPFAEDDWEAWSYFYKTQDIQIVGDDLTVTNPLRIKKAIELKACNALLLKVNQIGTLTESIQAAKDSYADGWGVMVSHRSGETEDVTIADIVVGIRSGEIKTGAPCRSERLAKLNQILRIEEELGDQAIYAGANFRKSVNL; this is translated from the exons ATGGCCATCACCAAGGTTCACGCGCGGTCCGTATACGACTCTCGTGGTAACCCCACCGTCGAGGTTGACGTCGTTACCGAGACTGGCCTGCACCGAGCTATCGTTCCCTCCGGAGCTTCTACCGGTTCGTCCCGATACTCCTCCATCCCAATACTTGTGCAATGCATAACCGAGAATACAGGTCAGCACGAAGCCTGTGAGCTTCGAGATAATGACAAGTCCAAGTGgggcggcaagggcgttAGCAAGGCTGTTGAGAATGTTAACGCGATCATTGGCCCTGCCCTGATCAAGGAAGGCATTGATGTCAAGGACCAGTCGAAGGTCGACTCTTTTCTCAATGACCTTGATGGCACTGACAACAAGACTAAGCTCGGCGCCAATGCCATTCTTGGTGTCAGTCTGGCTATTGCCaaggctggtgctgctgagAAG GGTGTTCCCTTGTACGCTCATATTTCCGATCTGGCCGGAACCAAGAAGCCTTACGTTCTTCCCGTTCCCTTCATGAACGTTCTCAACGGCGG CTCTCACGCTGGCGGCCGTCTTGCTTTCCAGGAGTTCATGATTGTCCCCTC TGATGCTCCCACTTTCTCCGAGGCCATGCGCCAGGGTGCTGAGGTATACCAGAAGCTCAAGtctctggccaagaagaagtaTGGCCAGTCCGCAGGCAACGTGGGTGATGAGGGCGGTGTTGCTCCCGATATTCAGACCGCTGATGAGGCCCTTGAGCTCATCACCGACGCCATCGAGCAGGCAGGCTATACTGGCAAGATGAATATTGCCATGGATGTTGCGTCAAGCGAGTTCTACAAGACAGACGCAAAGAAGTATGACCTTGACTTCAAGAACCCTGATAGCGACCCAAAGAAGTGGATCACCTATGAGGAACTCGCTGCCATGTACTCAGATCTCTGCAAGAAGTACCCCATTGTCAGCATTGAGGACCCCTTCGCTGAGGATGATTGGGAGGCTTGGAGCTATTTCTACAAGACCCAGGATATTCAGATTGTCGGTGATGATCTGACTGTCACCAACCCCCTCCGCATCAAGAAGGCTATCGAGCTTAAGGCCTGCAATGCTTTGCTCCTCAAGGTCAACCAGATTGGTACCCTGACTGAGTCTATTCAGGCAGCCAAGGACTCCTACGCTGACGGCTGGGGGGTCATGGTTTCCCATCGATCCGGTGAGACAGAAGATGTCACCATTGCCGACATCGTCGTGGGTATCCGATCTGGCGAGATCAAGACTGGTGCCCCATGCCGCTCTGAGCGTCTGGCTAAACTCAACCAGATTCTCCGAatcgaggaggagctcgGAGATCAAGCCATCTATGCCGGTGCTAACTTCCGCAAGTCGGTTAACCTCTAA
- the bub1 gene encoding Checkpoint serine/threonine-protein kinase bub1 has product MAASSNLIDFDVIEGQKENIQSLPGGRSARKLAELYSPSPLHKLSTPTPSDTKNVHDCIRAEYEAEIQNISESDDPLDVFDRYVRWTLDAYPTAQATPQSQLHTLLERATKTFITSAQYKNDPRYLRLWVHYIHFFSDTPRETYMFLSRHGIGEGLALFYEEYAAWLEAAGRWAQAEEVYKLGIERESRPVQRLMRKFKEFEERMAQQPADAIEPSSPALPTVRPALAAKVDPFGSLSQSSDPQASRPRTGAGSASSKPAKSKLAIFSDADAKPAPLSSRAEGSKGWESFGSLSDRKKENVMEPKPWVGETLKAGGKKSTAPKMAVFRDPSLSQIHNVVLISAKSQVTVHPQTGKKEYIFVDLAAVYPTPEEPGSELSFEEIIAARRGWLDRSWGHETVEDDFVTEPIQFLSGFEEISRGVSNKLAIHRDPMFFDENGGMKEHPREPRVAKKKIMEVNETQIIKAKLESPSGPKFRKKQTSEPTMTLHTKAATDDIYDIFNAPLKLANGNESAEDEDYETDGDYTTDGESTGTTRQLDATSQHGDGGTADTKSLSEWSEFSAQKHIPNVETVDVDGTLPIHGDYDGHIEEAEPGEQTCPTTCPNDEAMVAPPDEQSPPKTRTVFVPIPPEDYDPPTRPYRDPAEVANNRLPFMTPITERTECSLDVDLERQDTFKTPCRRDGVTNAMGEDQSDDEPLSSPLREIVDDECPMPKIPAALVPKSRSIVKGPSTNPIPPKGPVIKDIQCNPVDISIRQEILNSLQPPLSSYAGFYDRSGQKYEFGADIRKFTKALNRLSKGGADKTGPLPSPVMIKFPSTTRVYTLKRELGAGAFAPVYLVENSAPQENENDENALATMGKGMFAVSHRNDLEALKMEVPPTSWEFYIMRLAHSRLGPQHRAAASLSYAHELQLYQDEGFLFLPYHPHGTLLDLVNFFRAEPSGLMDEQLAMFFSIELMRTVEALHTKNILHGDLKADNCLLRLDTMSSEEPLLTPWKADGSGGWASRGIFLIDFGRGIDMKAFSSNVEFIADWKTSSQDCAEMREGRPWTWQIDYHGLAGIIHCLLFGKYIETQRCDQGGLGRTGRKYKIRESLKRYWQADLWSECFEVLLNPGSFLEFEDGCKMPVLKSLKSLRGRMEQWLEANCDRGVGLRSLIGKLEGYTKTRR; this is encoded by the exons ATGGCAGCCTCGAGTAATCTCATTGATTTCGACGTCATCGAAGGACAAAAGGAGAATATACAGTCTTTGCCCGGTGGACGATCGGCAAGGAAGTTAGCAGAGTTGTACTCTCCATCACCTCTGCATAAACTCTCGACACCGACTCCCTCGGATACCAAAAATGTCCACGATTGCATTCGCGCCGAATATGAGGCAGAAATTCAGAATATCTCTGAATCAGATGATCCGCTGGACGTGTTCGACAGGTACGTCAGATGGACACTGGATGCGTACCCAACGGCACAAGCAACTCCACAATCGCAGCTGCACACGCTGCTTGAACGCGCCACAAAGACATTCATCACCTCTGCACAATATAAAAATGACCCTCGCTACCTGAGGCTCTGGGTTCATTACATCCACTTCTTCTCAGACACCCCAAGAGAGACCTACATGTTTCTCTCGCGTCATGGAATAGGAGAAGGGCTGGCCCTCTTTTACGAGGAGTACGCTGCTTGGTTGGAAGCTGCAGGAAGATGGGCACAAGCAGAGGAGGTCTATAAGCTCGGGATCGAGCGTGAAAGTAGGCCTGTTCAGAGATTGATGCGAAAGTTCAAGGAGTTCGAGGAACGAATGGCGCAGCAGCCGGCCGACGCCATtgagccgtcgtcgccagcCCTTCCTACCGTTCGTCCAGCGCTGGCCGCAAAGGTCGATCCTTTTGGATCTTTGTCGCAGTCCAGCGACCCGCAAGCGTCACGGCCTAGGACCGGTGCCGGCAGCGCCAGTTCAAAGCCAGCCAAATCAAAGCTTGCTATCTTTTCAGATGCGGATGCCAAGCCAGCACCTTTGTCATCTAGGGCAGAAGGGTCCAAGGGATGGGAATCATTTGGGTCATTGTCTGACCGTAAGAAAGAAAATGTCATGGAACCGAAGCCGTGGGTTGGAGAGACGTTGAAAGCCGGTGGAAAGAAGAGTACTGCGCCGAAGATGGCAGTGTTCAGGGACCCG TCGCTATCTCAAATACACAATGTCGTCCTTATATCGGCCAAAAGCCAAGTGACTGTGCACCCTCAAACAGGAAAGAAAGAATACATATTCGTTGACCTTGCAGCTGTGTACCCAACCCCGGAAGAACCTGGTTCAGAACTGAGTTTTGAGGAAATTATTGCGGCACGTCGTGGTTGGTTGGATCGATCTTGGGGCCATGAGACCGTGGAGGACGACTTTGTCACTGAGCCGATACAATTTCTCAGTGGGTTTGAGGAGATCAGTCGCGGTGTTAGTAACAAACTTGCTATTCACCGAGATCCGATGTTTTTCGATGAAAATGGAGGCATGAAAGAGCATCCTCGAGAGCCTCGTGttgcaaaaaagaaaatcatGGAAGTCAACGAGACCCAAATCA TCAAGGCAAAGTTGGAATCCCCCTCAGGTCCCAAATTTCGCAAGAAGCAAACATCTGAGCCGACAATGACGCTCCACACGAAGGCAGCGACTGACGATATATATGACATTTTCAACGCCCCTCTTAAGCTGGCCAACGGAAACGAAAGCGCAGAGGATGAGGATTACGAGACAGATGGCGACTATACCACTGACGGCGAAAGCACAGGCACAACTAGACAACTCGATGCTACCAGTcaacatggcgacggcgggACTGCTGACACAAAGAGTCTAAGTGAGTGGTCGGAATTTTCAGCTCAAAAGCACATCCCAAATGTTGAGACAGTCGATGTGGACGGCACGCTTCCAATACACGGCGATTATGACGGCCATATTGAGGAGGCAGAACCCGGAGAGCAGACCTGTCCAACAACTTGTCCGAATGATGAAGCAATGGTTGCCCCTCCGGATGAGCAGTCTCCTCCGAAAACCCGCACAGTATTCGTTCCCATTCCTCCAGAAGATTATGACCCCCCGACACGGCCGTATAGGGACCCGGCCGAGGTGGCGAATAACCGACTCCCGTTTATGACGCCAATTACGGAGCGGACAGAATGCTCACTTGATGTTGATCTTGAACGTCAAGACACATTCAAAACACCATGTAGACGAGATGGAGTTACCAATGCCATGGGAGAAGACCAGTCAGACGACGAGCCCTTAAGCAGCCCTCTCAGAGAAATTGTGGACGACGAATGTCCTATGCCGAAAATCCCTGCTGCCCTGGTCCCAAAATCCAGATCTATTGTCAAGGGACCCTCTACCAACCCGATTCCCCCAAAAGGTCCCGTCATTAAAGATATCCAATGCAATCCCGTTGACATTTCTATCCGTCAAGAAATTCTAAACAGCCTTCAACCTCCTTTGAGTTCGTATGCCGGGTTCTACGACCGAAGTGGGCAAAAATACGAATTCGGAGCTGATATTCGCAAGTTTACCAAGGCCTTGAACAGATTGAGCaagggcggcgccgacaagACGGGACCTCTCCCATCTCCAGTCATGATTAAGTTTCCCAGCACAACCCGAGTATATACCTTGAAACGGGAGCTTGGTGCAGGGGCATTTGCCCCTGTCTATCTAGTCGAAAACTCGGCTCCGCAGGAGAATGAAAATGACGAGAATGCACTGGCCACAATGGGCAAAGGCATGTTTGCTGTTAGTCACCGAAATGACTTGGAGGCACTCAAGATGGAAGTACCACCAACTTCCTGGGAGTTCTACATCATGAGGCTTGCACACTCTCGTTTAGGTCCGCAGCACCGTGCAGCAGCTTCTCTGTCTTATGCACATGAGCTACAGCTATATCAAGACGAAGGATTCCTTTTTCTACCATATCACCCTCATGGAACACTCCTAGACTTGGTTAACTTCTTCAGAGCCGAGCCGTCTGGTTTAATGGATGAGCAATTGGCAATGTTCTTCTCCATTGAGCTCATGCGCACTGTTGAAGCCCTTCACACCAAGAACATCCTACATGGTGATCTCAAGGCCGATAATTGCCTGCTTCGGCTAGATACGATGTCTTCGGAAGAACCTCTGTTAACGCCATGGAAAGCGGACGGCAGTGGCGGCTGGGCATCGAGAGGCATCTTTCTCATTGACTTTGGTCGGGGCATTGACATGAAGGCCTTTTCTTCGAACGTGGAATTTATCGCCGACTGGAAGACTTCATCGCAGGACTGCGCGGAGATGCGCGAAGGACGCCCGTGGACATGGCAAATCGACTACCACGGTCTGGCAGGTATCATTCACTGTCTGCTCTTTGGAAAGTACATTGAAACTCAACGATGCGACCAAGGTGGGCTTGGTCGTACCGGCAGAAAATATAAGATCCGTGAAAGCTTGAAGCGATACTGGCAGGCAGATCTTTGGTCTGAGTGCTTCGAAGTGCTACTTAACCCCGGGTCATTTTTAGAATTTGAAGATGGGTGTAAGATGCCGGTGCTGAAGTCATTAAAAAGCCTGCGAGGAAGAATGGAACAGTGGCTTGAAGCAAACTGTGATCGTGGTGTCGGCTTGCGATCTCTAATTGGCAAGTTGGAAGGATACACAAAAACTCGCAGGTAA